A part of Longimicrobium sp. genomic DNA contains:
- a CDS encoding PqqD family protein encodes MEAAPRLDPSSRVVAARDQVSADLDGDAVILNLADGVYYGLDPVGAHVWALMAEPRTVAELRDAVVAEFEVDAPTAEHDLLELLRDMAARGLVEVGG; translated from the coding sequence ATGGAGGCCGCTCCGCGCCTCGATCCGTCGTCGCGCGTGGTGGCGGCGCGCGACCAGGTGTCGGCCGACCTGGACGGCGACGCGGTGATCCTGAACCTGGCGGACGGCGTGTACTACGGGCTGGACCCGGTGGGCGCCCACGTCTGGGCGCTGATGGCCGAGCCGCGCACGGTGGCCGAGCTTCGCGACGCCGTGGTCGCCGAGTTCGAGGTAGACGCCCCCACCGCCGAGCACGACCTGCTGGAGCTGCTCCGCGACATGGCCGCGCGCGGCCTGGTGGAAGTCGGCGGCTGA
- a CDS encoding asparagine synthetase B family protein, with protein sequence MSGIAGFVSAGGAPADPARLARMAASLAFRAPDGTRTWSDGRCALAHGLLLTGDESPPPPQPFSADELVHVCADARIDGREELARALQAGGIAAAPEDPAALLIHHAYRLWGDECAAYLLGDFAFAIWDAPRGRLFCARDHFGVKPFFHARTDGAFLFSNTLDCLAADPAVPSGLDEGWIGDFLVQGDTQDVAATVHAAIRQLPPAHTLVVEGGAVSIRRYWSLPVDDETRYRRPGEYIDHFVHLLREAVRDRLPRDAAGIFLSGGRDSTSLAALARETIARGERATELRGYTAYYERLMPDREREFTELAADALSIPTEYTPVDPYQAFERWETPAFRRPQPTASALMAIEVDQMSSAARHARVLLTGQGGDAVLRETRSRLTKLAASGRLLRAAREAAEYAWLHGRVPRPGVRTWLHERRGGRVWRAEVPRWVDAGFARRTGLHERVAAWNAGPDVVHPLRPEAYEQLVAPLWPGMFLSYDPGFTCTPVEVRHPYFDVRIVRFLLSIPPSQWYNDKGLLRIGMRGRLPERLLRRPKSPLADDPLRVRWIEQGDAWLGGRRVTEAVAPWLDVGRVPAAAGGRSPDPPEQLWQEIRPLALSLWLSAQRG encoded by the coding sequence ATGAGCGGCATCGCGGGCTTCGTTTCGGCCGGCGGCGCGCCCGCGGATCCGGCTCGCCTGGCGCGGATGGCGGCGTCGCTGGCCTTTCGCGCCCCCGACGGCACGCGCACCTGGTCCGATGGACGCTGCGCCCTGGCGCACGGCCTTCTCCTCACCGGCGACGAATCCCCTCCCCCGCCGCAGCCCTTTTCCGCCGACGAACTGGTCCACGTGTGCGCCGACGCGCGCATCGACGGGCGCGAGGAGCTGGCCCGCGCGCTGCAAGCCGGCGGCATCGCGGCGGCCCCGGAGGACCCCGCCGCGCTGCTGATCCACCACGCCTACCGCCTGTGGGGCGACGAGTGCGCGGCGTACCTCCTGGGCGACTTCGCCTTCGCGATCTGGGACGCGCCGCGCGGCCGGCTGTTCTGCGCGCGCGACCACTTCGGCGTCAAGCCGTTCTTCCATGCGCGGACGGACGGCGCCTTTCTCTTTTCGAACACGCTCGACTGCCTCGCCGCCGACCCAGCGGTGCCGTCCGGGCTGGACGAGGGGTGGATCGGCGACTTCCTGGTGCAGGGCGACACCCAGGACGTGGCCGCCACGGTCCACGCCGCCATCCGCCAGCTTCCGCCGGCCCACACGCTGGTGGTGGAGGGCGGCGCGGTGAGCATCCGCCGCTACTGGTCGCTTCCCGTGGACGACGAGACGCGCTACCGCCGCCCGGGCGAATACATCGACCACTTCGTCCACCTGCTGCGCGAGGCCGTCCGCGACCGCCTGCCCCGGGACGCGGCGGGCATCTTCCTGAGCGGCGGACGCGACTCCACCTCCCTGGCCGCGCTGGCGAGGGAAACGATCGCGCGGGGCGAGCGGGCGACGGAGCTGCGGGGCTACACCGCGTACTACGAGCGGCTGATGCCGGACCGCGAGCGAGAGTTCACGGAACTCGCGGCGGACGCGCTCTCCATCCCCACCGAGTACACCCCGGTGGACCCGTACCAGGCCTTCGAACGATGGGAGACGCCGGCGTTCCGGCGGCCGCAGCCCACCGCCTCGGCGCTGATGGCCATCGAGGTGGACCAGATGTCCAGCGCGGCCCGGCACGCCCGGGTTCTGCTGACGGGACAGGGCGGCGACGCCGTGCTGCGCGAAACGCGGTCGCGGCTGACGAAGCTGGCGGCCAGCGGGCGGCTGCTCCGCGCGGCGCGCGAGGCCGCGGAGTACGCCTGGCTGCACGGGCGGGTGCCCCGCCCCGGCGTGCGCACCTGGCTGCACGAGCGGCGTGGGGGGCGGGTGTGGAGGGCGGAGGTGCCCCGCTGGGTGGACGCCGGTTTCGCGCGGCGCACGGGGCTGCACGAGCGGGTCGCGGCTTGGAACGCCGGGCCGGACGTCGTCCACCCGCTGCGCCCCGAAGCGTACGAGCAGCTGGTGGCGCCGCTGTGGCCGGGCATGTTCCTGAGCTACGATCCGGGATTCACCTGCACCCCGGTGGAGGTGCGCCACCCCTACTTCGACGTGCGAATCGTACGCTTCCTGTTGTCCATACCGCCCTCACAGTGGTATAATGATAAGGGCTTGCTGCGCATAGGGATGCGCGGGCGGCTTCCCGAGCGGCTGCTGCGCCGTCCCAAGTCGCCCCTGGCGGACGATCCGTTGCGCGTCCGGTGGATTGAACAGGGCGATGCATGGCTGGGCGGGCGAAGGGTGACGGAGGCCGTGGCACCCTGGTTGGACGTCGGCCGGGTGCCCGCCGCGGCGGGCGGACGCTCGCCGGACCCGCCGGAACAGTTGTGGCAGGAAATTCGCCCTCTGGCACTTTCATTGTGGCTTTCGGCCCAACGAGGGTAA
- a CDS encoding adenylate/guanylate cyclase domain-containing protein, whose amino-acid sequence MRRLAAWAALPRTSFRARLLLALVGSVGLLLAAALLVVRVQTRRQVAVMVDRAVQRTDAAYREMEEARLRQLRGYTARFAGSNRLPAALEEAVLSPGAAEFLGETVLYELQLAGIPNALAAFGERDGRPVAAVLEGAPLPDARAALPASAASAAAGPAEGVASHHRVGGRLYTVQTVPLALFGEPVGTLTLGIPLDDAAAAQLGRSVGAEVCFLADGRCVASTPGVRRGGLDRRMRDAARAGARRRTRWDGARMALVPARLASGGGAQEVTRIVAIPLEDVLRPFDQLERAQAAAGVVSLLVALALGTVLSRSFARPVRALVAATRKVAEGDLETRVAVAGRDELGTLAAAFNEMTHGLMLKERYRGVLDKVVSREVADELLKGEIRLGGETRDVTSLFADVRGFTTLTEGMDPERVIGLLNELVGRMGGAVEAEGGVVDKFLGDGLMAIFGAPGVQPGHALRAVRAAVRMRDAVAGVNAERAARGEASVEVGIGINSGPAVAGNMGSPGRLNYTVLGESVNLASRLCSSAQGAEILVSRATWERVDADVDAVPGGMRSIKGLSAPVEVFRVRGLRAAGRIPVPGLAVLALALLACAPAAAQPLPTLADLGATWTSPGGTVQVTPRGRLELEANLPGEAHAWQVPGTEPVFQPRAALFLDAFAGSRWYAGFAAHADRARPLRGQDVSVRIEQAFLRWSPFGGDGLFVQAGQFVSPFGSYPARHHTPADPFIRPPLPYDYRTILSAARVPGGAAGFLRWKDEPAVHRPEGAPPVWAAPYPTGAMAGGRAGRLDGRVAVLTSAPSSEPRRWRFRASDAAPSVAASAGVQVTPGARIGASFSRGPYLEPSPVQPAADTIDASEFHQQMWAVDASFTRGWVEARAEVILDRWEVPNVGADPRDVSWTAEAKVKLSPAVFVAGRYGAMRFNRIGAVGEQVRWDYDVDRAEVAAGLRLGRNTEVRAEYLRLRTDAPPAGGDDAFALRWTWVF is encoded by the coding sequence GTGAGGCGCCTGGCGGCGTGGGCCGCGCTGCCGCGCACCAGCTTTCGCGCGCGGCTGCTCCTTGCGCTCGTCGGCTCCGTGGGGCTGCTGCTGGCCGCCGCCCTGCTGGTGGTGCGGGTGCAGACGCGCCGCCAGGTGGCCGTGATGGTGGACCGCGCCGTTCAGAGGACCGATGCCGCGTATCGCGAGATGGAGGAGGCGCGCCTGCGCCAGCTGCGGGGGTACACGGCGCGGTTCGCGGGGAGCAACCGCCTTCCCGCGGCGCTGGAGGAGGCCGTGCTGAGCCCCGGCGCGGCCGAGTTCCTGGGCGAAACGGTGCTGTACGAGCTGCAGCTGGCCGGCATCCCGAACGCCCTCGCCGCGTTCGGAGAGCGGGACGGGCGCCCCGTCGCGGCGGTGCTGGAAGGCGCGCCCCTGCCGGACGCCAGGGCGGCGCTTCCCGCGTCTGCGGCATCGGCCGCGGCGGGCCCGGCGGAGGGCGTGGCCTCGCACCACCGCGTGGGCGGGCGGCTGTACACGGTGCAGACGGTGCCGCTGGCGTTGTTCGGGGAGCCGGTGGGGACGCTGACGCTGGGCATTCCGCTGGACGACGCGGCGGCGGCGCAGCTGGGGCGCAGCGTGGGGGCGGAGGTCTGCTTCCTGGCGGACGGACGGTGTGTCGCGTCCACCCCGGGCGTGCGGCGCGGCGGGCTGGACCGCCGGATGCGCGATGCGGCCAGGGCGGGGGCGCGCCGCCGGACCCGGTGGGACGGGGCGCGGATGGCGCTCGTGCCGGCGCGGCTTGCGTCGGGCGGCGGGGCACAGGAGGTGACGCGCATCGTCGCCATTCCGCTGGAAGACGTGCTCCGCCCCTTCGACCAGCTGGAGCGCGCGCAGGCCGCGGCGGGCGTCGTCTCCCTGCTCGTGGCGCTGGCGCTGGGCACGGTGCTGTCGCGCTCGTTCGCGCGCCCGGTGCGCGCGCTGGTGGCGGCGACGCGCAAGGTGGCCGAGGGCGACCTGGAGACGCGCGTGGCGGTGGCCGGCCGCGACGAGCTGGGCACGCTGGCGGCGGCGTTCAACGAGATGACGCACGGGCTGATGCTCAAGGAGCGCTACCGCGGCGTGCTCGACAAGGTGGTTTCGCGCGAGGTGGCCGACGAGCTGCTGAAGGGCGAGATCCGCCTGGGCGGCGAAACGCGCGACGTCACCTCGCTGTTCGCGGACGTGCGCGGGTTCACGACGCTGACGGAGGGGATGGACCCCGAGCGCGTGATCGGCCTGCTGAACGAGCTGGTGGGGCGGATGGGCGGGGCGGTGGAGGCGGAGGGCGGCGTGGTCGACAAGTTCCTGGGCGATGGGCTGATGGCCATCTTCGGCGCGCCGGGCGTGCAGCCGGGGCACGCCCTGCGCGCCGTGCGCGCCGCCGTGCGGATGCGGGACGCCGTCGCCGGGGTCAACGCCGAGCGAGCGGCGCGGGGGGAGGCGAGCGTGGAGGTGGGAATCGGGATCAACAGCGGCCCGGCGGTGGCGGGGAACATGGGCTCGCCGGGGCGGCTGAACTACACGGTGCTGGGCGAGTCGGTGAACCTGGCCTCGCGCCTCTGCTCTTCGGCGCAGGGGGCGGAGATCCTGGTTTCGCGCGCCACGTGGGAGCGCGTGGACGCTGACGTGGACGCCGTCCCCGGCGGAATGCGCAGCATCAAGGGCCTTTCCGCGCCGGTGGAGGTGTTCCGGGTCCGGGGCCTGCGTGCGGCCGGGCGCATCCCCGTGCCGGGGCTGGCCGTGCTGGCGCTCGCGCTGCTGGCGTGCGCCCCCGCCGCCGCCCAGCCCCTGCCGACGCTGGCCGACCTGGGGGCCACGTGGACGTCGCCGGGGGGCACGGTGCAGGTGACGCCGCGCGGGCGCCTGGAATTGGAGGCGAACCTGCCCGGCGAGGCGCATGCCTGGCAGGTGCCGGGAACGGAGCCCGTGTTCCAGCCGCGCGCCGCGCTCTTCCTGGACGCGTTCGCGGGGTCGCGGTGGTACGCGGGGTTCGCCGCGCACGCGGACCGCGCGCGGCCGCTGCGTGGGCAGGACGTGAGCGTGCGGATCGAGCAGGCGTTCCTGCGCTGGAGCCCGTTCGGCGGCGACGGCCTGTTCGTGCAGGCGGGGCAGTTCGTCTCGCCCTTCGGCAGCTATCCGGCCCGCCACCACACCCCCGCCGATCCCTTCATCCGCCCGCCCCTGCCGTACGACTACCGGACGATCCTCAGCGCCGCGCGCGTTCCCGGCGGCGCCGCCGGGTTCCTCCGGTGGAAGGACGAGCCCGCGGTGCACCGTCCCGAGGGCGCGCCGCCGGTGTGGGCCGCGCCCTACCCCACCGGCGCGATGGCGGGCGGGCGCGCCGGGCGCCTCGACGGCCGCGTCGCGGTGCTGACCAGCGCCCCCTCGTCCGAGCCGCGGCGCTGGCGGTTCCGCGCGAGCGACGCGGCGCCGTCCGTGGCCGCATCGGCGGGCGTTCAAGTGACGCCCGGCGCGCGGATCGGCGCGTCGTTCAGCCGCGGCCCCTACCTGGAGCCGTCGCCGGTGCAGCCGGCGGCGGACACCATCGACGCCAGCGAGTTCCACCAGCAGATGTGGGCGGTGGATGCGTCGTTCACGCGCGGGTGGGTGGAAGCGCGCGCGGAGGTGATCCTGGACCGCTGGGAGGTGCCGAACGTGGGGGCGGACCCGCGCGACGTCTCGTGGACGGCGGAGGCGAAGGTGAAGCTCTCGCCCGCGGTGTTCGTGGCGGGGCGCTACGGGGCGATGCGTTTCAACCGGATCGGGGCGGTGGGCGAGCAGGTGCGGTGGGACTACGACGTGGATCGCGCGGAGGTGGCCGCGGGGCTGCGGCTGGGGCGCAACACCGAGGTCCGCGCCGAGTACCTTCGCCTTCGCACCGACGCGCCGCCGGCCGGCGGCGACGATGCGTTCGCGCTCCGATGGACCTGGGTGTTCTAG
- a CDS encoding 50S ribosomal protein L11 methyltransferase, with protein sequence MADYSLLGYGDMMADRVRMDAYAAVLEQAVRPGSVVLDIGTGAGMMALLACRLGARKVYAIEPADVVHTAREIARANGLGDRIEFIQGLSTRLSLPERADVVVSDLRGALPLFGQHIPSIVDARVRLMAEGGVLIPRRDTLRGALVAADERHGKIVGPWDEAARGFDFAIARRAAVNSWVRAKVRPEHLLSDAATWAVLDYPTITDPNVRGPLEWRASSAGAAHGFAMWFDAEVAENIGYTSGPHGPETVYSTAFFPWPRAVQLAEGDGVAVELQARLVGDEYVWLWDTRIQSATEGTVEFRQSTFFAEPLSPARLRARSHTHRPRLGEDGRIDRLVLERMEGAATLEEIARELAAAFPARFGSWEEALTHAGRLAEKYGA encoded by the coding sequence GTGGCTGACTACAGCCTGCTGGGCTACGGCGACATGATGGCCGACCGGGTGCGGATGGATGCCTACGCCGCCGTGCTGGAGCAGGCCGTGCGCCCCGGCTCGGTGGTGCTGGACATCGGCACGGGGGCCGGGATGATGGCCCTGCTGGCCTGCCGCCTGGGGGCGCGAAAGGTGTACGCGATCGAGCCGGCGGACGTGGTGCACACCGCGCGCGAGATCGCCCGGGCCAACGGCCTGGGCGACCGCATCGAGTTCATCCAGGGCCTGTCCACGCGCCTGTCCCTTCCCGAGCGCGCCGACGTGGTCGTTTCGGACCTGCGGGGAGCCCTTCCCCTCTTCGGCCAGCACATCCCCTCCATCGTGGACGCGCGCGTGCGGCTGATGGCGGAGGGCGGCGTGCTGATCCCCCGGCGCGACACCCTGCGCGGGGCCTTGGTGGCGGCGGACGAGCGCCACGGCAAGATCGTGGGGCCGTGGGACGAGGCGGCGCGCGGCTTCGACTTCGCCATCGCCCGCCGCGCCGCGGTCAACTCGTGGGTCCGGGCGAAGGTCCGCCCCGAGCACCTGCTGTCGGACGCCGCCACCTGGGCGGTGCTCGACTATCCCACGATCACCGATCCCAACGTCCGCGGGCCGCTGGAATGGCGGGCGTCGAGCGCGGGAGCGGCGCACGGGTTCGCAATGTGGTTCGATGCCGAGGTGGCGGAAAACATCGGCTACACCAGCGGACCGCACGGGCCCGAGACCGTCTACAGCACCGCGTTCTTTCCGTGGCCCCGCGCCGTGCAGCTGGCGGAGGGTGACGGGGTGGCGGTGGAGCTGCAGGCGCGGCTGGTGGGCGACGAGTACGTCTGGCTGTGGGATACGCGCATCCAGTCCGCCACGGAGGGCACGGTCGAGTTTCGCCAGTCCACCTTCTTCGCCGAGCCGCTTTCGCCCGCGCGGCTGCGGGCGCGCTCGCACACCCATCGGCCGCGGCTGGGGGAGGATGGGCGGATCGACCGGTTGGTGCTGGAGCGGATGGAGGGCGCCGCCACCCTGGAAGAAATCGCCCGCGAGCTGGCGGCCGCCTTTCCCGCCCGGTTCGGCAGCTGGGAAGAAGCGCTGACGCACGCCGGACGGCTCGCGGAGAAGTACGGCGCGTGA
- a CDS encoding polysaccharide biosynthesis/export family protein, which produces MRRTILLLLLALPFAAPAAAQAGDSVSVRPGDVVRLAVWRAPEFTGEYTVAPDGTLLHPLLTGVRVVGVSRPQIQELLRAALGRYENQPQFVFDFLHRVGVGGEVRLPNLYNLSPETTLLQAVATAGGGTENARLDRAVLFRDGREIQLDLLRPTPEVAAMRVRSGDQIRIPRRTNALRETISIVASVVGALASVVGAILLVRQS; this is translated from the coding sequence ATGCGCCGAACGATTCTCCTGCTCCTGCTCGCGCTGCCGTTCGCCGCGCCCGCCGCCGCGCAGGCGGGCGACTCCGTTTCCGTGCGCCCGGGCGACGTCGTTCGCCTGGCCGTGTGGCGCGCGCCGGAGTTCACTGGCGAGTACACCGTGGCCCCGGACGGAACCCTCCTGCACCCCCTGCTGACGGGGGTGCGGGTGGTGGGCGTCTCGCGTCCGCAGATCCAGGAGCTGCTGCGCGCCGCCCTGGGCCGGTACGAGAACCAGCCGCAGTTCGTGTTCGACTTCCTTCACCGGGTGGGGGTGGGCGGCGAGGTGCGGCTTCCCAATCTGTACAACCTGTCGCCCGAAACCACGCTGCTGCAGGCGGTGGCCACGGCGGGCGGGGGCACCGAGAACGCGCGGCTCGACCGGGCCGTCCTGTTCCGCGACGGGCGCGAAATCCAGCTGGACCTGCTGCGGCCCACCCCGGAGGTGGCGGCGATGCGGGTGCGCTCGGGCGACCAGATCCGCATTCCGCGCCGCACGAACGCCCTGCGCGAAACGATTTCCATCGTGGCGAGCGTGGTCGGCGCACTGGCGTCGGTGGTCGGGGCCATCCTCCTCGTGCGGCAGAGCTAG